The sequence CTTGGCGAGATCATTCAAGCATCCGGGCTTGATCGGAGTATGGTCTCGAAATACCTATCAGTTTTATTAAAACTTCATATTGTACGTGAGGAGTTGCCAGTTACCGCTACACCGGGGTCCAGAAAACGGAGGTACCGGATTTCAGATCCCTATCTCTCTTTCTGGTTCAGATTTGTGTATCCGGAGATGACCGCAATAGAAGCAAGGCAGACATCACAGGTTCTTAAGCGAATTAAGAATAACTTCCCCGGATTTTCTGGACCACTCTTTGAACTTCTGACTGAACATCTCATCAGGGAAAGAGTTCTTTTTCCGGATACCCCCATAAACCAACTTGGAAGGTGGTGGCATAATGAAACGGAGATTGACCTTGTTGGTATTTCAGAAAGTGAAGACCTGATGATTTGTGTTGAGTGTAAGTGGACTGATCTTTCCCAAAATGAGGCACATGTAATCCTCAAAAAACTGGAGGAGAAAAGTCAGATGGTCAGATGGAAGAATGAGAAAAGAAAGACCATCTATGCTCTGGTTGGGAAAAAAATTGCAGGAAAACGTGATATCAGGAAATCTGGATATGAGGTGTACGATCTTTCGGATATTGACCGGATTTTAGGATACCACTGAATAGAACAGGCGGATTGAAAAGAAGGTGATTTCTCTCAAATAATTTCTCTATGGAAAAAAATTATACCAAAAATGGGAATAACACTTTTTTAAACCACTTTTGACACATTTTTTCTCATAACGGTCATCATTCCAAAGTAGATCGTAATCACTCGAGCAAGGAGAAGACCTGATAAAAATCCTATGAAAGAACCGGATCGTGTGGAATTGGAATCAAGTTTATAAACCATACACGAATAGCATTTAGGATCCAATAATAAAGAGAAATAATGAAGCCGGAGATGACCATCAGACCAGACATATATTCAGAAATAGAGCAGAATATCGATATCCTACATATCGAACCGGTTTGTAAGGGATACTCTGACGACAAGAAATATCTTCTTACGACAAAATCCGAAGAAAGATTTCTGCTTCGGATAACAGAAACTGATGATACCGAAGTACTGTCCGGAAGGAAAGAGATGTTCACCCTGATGAACAGACTCGCCAGATATTCATCTCTGGTTCCCCGTTCTCAGGCATGTTGGATCTCTCAGGATGCTCATTTCTGTATTATGATCCACGAGTATATGGAAGGTGATGATGGAGAAGCATCATTACACAAGTATAGTTCAGATACCCAATATGAAATCGGATACCGTGCAGGAATTGAACTGAAAAAAATCCACCAACTTACAGCTCCTGCCACTCTTTCCTCATGGTATGCCAGAAAAAAACAGAAGCACGAACGATACTGCGAGGTATGTAACCGGGAGCATATGGTCCCGCAAGAATTAGATTTGGAACCAGTTCATGCGTATATTGCTGATAACATTCACCTGATGAAAGATGTCAGGCAGACATTTCAGCATGATGACTATCATCCTGCGAATCTGATAATAAATAATGGACAATTAACCGGTATTATAGATTTTAACCGATATGACTGGGTGACCCCATTCACGATTTTTACAAACTGGCATATTTTTCCAGCAGAATTAGTATCCCATTCTCACGCGGTCAGATTGATGGGTATTTCATGAGAAATATCCCTCCGGATTTTTGGAAAAGATATGCTCTCTATAATGCAATGAGCATCGTCCCTTCTCTAGTCTGGTCGTCGCGAATGGCATGTAAGAAAGAATTCAGGGACGAACTAAAAAAAGCAATTATGTATATTAAAACCCTTATCGATGACCATCAAGGATTTACTTCAGCGATCCCACAATGGTACCATAATTCTGTCATTCATGAAAAATGATGGAGTTGTCATCATTCTCTTCAACAGAAGATTTGATCCTGAATTGGTAATACCAGCAGTTTGACATCAATACTTATTGAAATGTTTTCCTCTGTCAATTTTTTTGAATACGTTTCAGATTTTAACCTGATTTTTCCATATTTTCAGGCTTTTTTTTGAATACCAGTTTTTCTTGAAATTTTCTTCTGAAAATCCATAACATGATCCTTATTTAATGATCACTGAATATGAATAATCAGTAAATCTTTGATATCATGGTGGCTATTCAGACACAAAATCTGACAAAACAATTTGGATCCCTTACTGCAGTGAATTCTCTATCTTTAACGATCCATAAGGGTACAATTTTCGGGCTTCTCGGACCTAACGGAGCCGGAAAAAGTACACTTCTTTCGATGCTTTGTACCATATTAAATCCGACATCCGGCACTGCTAAGGTCAATGGATTCGATATTCTCACTGAATCAGAAAAAGTCAGACAAAGTATAGGCATCGTGTTTCAGAGCATCAGTATCGATGACCGACTTACCGGCAGAGAAAATCTGAAATTTCATGCCATGCTCTATGATGTACCGGATGATAAAATTAAAGGGCGAATTGATGAAGTCCTTTCTCTTCTTGAACTCTCCGAACGGGCAGACGACCTTGTCAGGACATATTCTGGAGGAATGATACGTCGTCTTGAAATGGCACGGGGACTTCTTCATCATCCACATATCCTTTTTCTTGATGAACCTACCATTGGCCTCGATCCTCAGACCCGAGAACATATCTGGTCATATATTCAGGAATTAACACGAAAAAAGAAAGGAGATCTGACAGTCCTGCTTACCACCCACTACATGGATGAAGCAGATCTGCTCTGTGATGAAGTTGCAATTATTGATAAAGGGCAGGTTATCGTCCGGGATACACCCGGAAACCTGAAACAGGGTTTACAGGGCGAAAAAATAAGGATAAAAATGAACTCTCCGGAGATTCTTGCATCACTACTATCAGGAAATCCCAGAATTTGCAAAGTCCTGATAGAATCCGGACTCCTTGAGGTACAGGTCATTCATAATGGAAATATTGTTCAGGAGATCTTTGACATCGCCAGAGAATCTGGTATTGAGATAGAACATATCAGTATTCATGAACCCTCAATGCATGACGTCTTTTTATACTACACAGGTGAAGAGATTCGAAAAGAAGAGGAGGATAATTTCACATCACAATACAGGAAAATGAGGAGGAGACGATGAACAAGGAGATCAAAGCCATATACACCATATGGCTTCGTGAAATGACAAAATTCTCCCGGGAACGAGTGAGTATTGCAAGTTCACTGGTTACACCGGTTCTCTGGCTTTTTGTATTTGGTGGAGGAATGGGAATCAATGTCCGGATGGGTATTATGGGTAATGGGTATTCGGCATTTATTTTTCCGGGAATCATCGGGATGACACTTCTGATGACCTCAATCAGATCAGGAATATCCATCATATGGGATAGGGATTTTGGATTTTTAAAAGAGATCATGGTTGCTCCGATATCCCGTATCTCGATAGTACTGGGAAAGGCCCTTGGAGGAGCAACTACCGCAATTATTGAGGGAGTATTTATTCTCCTGCTCGCGTTTATTGTAGGTATACATCTGTCAATTATTCAGATTATCCTCGTAATTCCGGTTATGTTTTTGATCTCACTCGGGTATAACGGGTTTGGACTTGCTTTTGCATCGTCAATCCAGAGTTCTGAAGGTTTCCAGGGAATTATGGGATTTATCATCATGCCCACCTTTTTTTTTAGTGGGGCATTATGGCCACTTACCAATGCTCCCGGATGGCTGAAAACAATCAGTTATTGTAACCCGTTAACCTATGGGGTTGATGTTATGCGTCACATTATCCTGGGGGAGGGTCAGTTCCTGCTGCCTGCTGATATCCTGGTAATAATCTGTTTTGCTACAGGAACCCTGATTCTTACCTCTCACTTCTTTTCAATAAAAAAATGAATCAGTATGGCTGAATATTTCTCTTTTTTAAAAAAATATGATCACCATTGAGAATAAAATTTCATATTTTTAATATTCTTTGAGGATGAAAAAATACTATGATAAATAAAAGCAGAATATATGGTGCCAGAAGGTTTCTCTTTACAGTTTTACTTCTTTTGATTATTCCATTCTCAAATTCAGCATCCTGTCAGGTTTGTAATGGAGAAAATTTCACAATAGATTGCCTTATTCTAGGAGATATTGACGAAGATAACTTATCCTTTTTCCAAACCGTCGATCCAAAGGACATCGGAAGAGCTTTGGATATTAGCAGATACCCTTCGTTAGACAATAATTCATTCATGGCATCATTAATTTCCGATGATTCAGGAAATGATGATGGCGCTGCTGTAATGAACCTTGAAACTGAAGGAGTTCTTGCCATGCAGGAGGCAAACAAAAATCAAAAGCGTTTTGAGGTTCCAGAAGATTTAATGAATATTCCCGCAGGATCTTTCAGTCATCTTGAGATGTTCAATTACACTCCTTCTGAATGGGACCAGACTGGTGGAATTGATGAACATTGTGGAAATTGCTGGGTTTTTGCAGATACCGGAGCTCTGCAACTTGATATGGCCTATCACCAGAACATGACCGAACAACTATCAGTCCAGTATTTTACCTCTTCTTACCATAATGGAACCGGTATCTGGGCCTGTTGTGGTGGTTCGCCCATATGGTTTGCAGACTTTTATAACACTACCAAAAAAGCAATTCCCGTAACCAATACCAATGCATCATTTATTGATAGCAAAAGCATTTGCGATAAGGGCGAATCTACCGCGATACATGCCTCATATATATCAACAACTCCCTATTACCCTATAGAACAGATATCGGCCGAGATGATTAGTACCAACAGCAAGTATGAAGGAAGGGTAATTAAAAATGAGACCGCAATAAATTCAATTAAAGCTGCATTGCATAGTGAGAAGGCAGTACTTATTGTCTATACACCAGACGACTGGAGCAAAATGATGAATTACTGGAAAAACCAGACCTCGGAAGAGATCTTTGTTCCCGATTCTACCCCTGGTGCAACTCATAATGATGGAGGTCATGTAATGCTGATTCTCGGATATAATGATACAGACCCCAAGATGCGGTACTGGCAAATATTGAACAGCTGGGGAGGGCCATATAATCACCCTGAAGGTATATTTAAACTTTCAATGGACCTAGATTATTCCCTACAGTGTCCTGATGGTGTCAATGCCTATGAATTCTATGTCTTAAATGTGACGTATCCGGAGATCTCCACATAGGGCTTAATATCAATCTTTTTTCTGGTATTGTTCAATTTTTCATCGCCAATTCTTATGTATTTACATTATTTAACCATTTCAACAAATATTTTATAAAAAATTTATTCATTATAATCTCGTCATACTTTTTTTCATATTTACATACTTATGTGTGTTAAAAAAATAAATTCGCATAAATTATATGATATGAAACAAAATAGCACATAGTGATTTCTAAAAAAATAGCGGAATCACATAACTCATTTGGTGTATAATGAAACTAAATTCATAATATTTAATGCCATTGTTGGCATTTCTCGTTATTGCATTATTGTTTCAGCCGATATATGCGGACGAATCATATCCGCGAACCATTACTGACCTGGCAGGGCGAACAATTACCATTGAGAAACCCATTGAACGGATTATTACAAATAATCCGGATAACTCACGAATTGTAATCGCCCTTGGTGATGGAGATAAACTGGTTGCATCAGATGAATGTACTGTTGAAACCGGTGGCTGTGTCTGTCCGATGGGTTCAAATAATGAAACACTCTGTGAAGCCTGTTGGCAGGGGGTTACTCCGGGTGGCCTTGATAACCTTCCGGTAACCAACACGCGGTATACGATGAACCAGGAGCAGATGGCATCTTTAAAACCGGATATTATCCTGATGTCTTCAGATAAAGAAGCAGACGAGGTCCAGGAACATGTTGGTGTCCCGGTATTTGTTGCAGCACCGGATTATTCTATCCAGGGAATGAAGAAGCATATCACCGCAGTTGGTAGTGTTCTTGGAAAAGAAGCAGAAGCCAAAGACCTAAATTCATTCATTGACAGTGAAGTAAAGAAAGTCACCGACATCTCCAGTACTATCCCGGAAAACGAGAAGAAAAAAGTATATTTCGCAACCCGTGGGGCAATGAAAGGATTCTATGACGCAAAGGAAGGGAGAGACTTTACCCGGACTGATAATAAATACGACCCACTTGCACTTGCCGGTGGCCTTAACGTTGCCAAAGATGCTGCAGATGGGAATGTAAATGTCGGAATTGAACAGATTATTGCCTGGAATCCGGACGTAATTCTGGTCGCCTGCAGTTCACCTGAAGATTCCGGAGTAGATTTCATCCTGGATGCACCAGAACTTCAATCTATCACAGCGGTTAAGGAAGGAAAAGTCTACAATACCTTCTATCCAAACTGCCGGGGAAGCCCCCATGACCGAAACCTGATTAACATGTTCTATATTGGAAAACTTCTCTATCCAGAAAAATTCAAAGACATTAACTTCGAAGCAGAGGGTAATGCAATTATGAAGGAATTCCTCGGTGTAGATGGTGTATTCTCCGAGTACATGGATTATCTGCAATTTCCAAATACCCAAAGCACATGAACCCTATTATCAATTATAATGAACTCTGGCGTATTCTGCATCAAAGAAGACGAGCAGGAGGACAGGATTGGGACAAACGGGCCCATTCTTTTTTTAAAGCAGTGTCCGGAAACGATGAAGCAGAAAAAGTAATCCCTTCTCTTAACCTGACCGATTCTGATACAGTATTGGATATGGGAGCCGGAACAGGCAGATTTGCAGTCCCGATGGCCAAATACGCAGCCCATGTTACTGCTCTTGAGCCATCATCCGGAATGGCATCTTACCTTGAGAAAAGTATGGAAGAAGAAGGTCTTTCCAACTATACCCTCGTCAGGAAACGGTGGGAAGATGTGAAGATAGGTCAGGACATTCCAGTTCATGATGTCGTTTTTGCGTCAAACTCACTCGGTTTTCCGGATTTGGCAGATGGCCTTAAAAAACTTGATGCAGCAGCCAGAAAAGCAGTACATATTCTCTGGTTTGCAGGTCCACAGCGACATCCTATGGATCCTGAACTGAAAAAGCGTCTTGGAAGAGAGGAGGAAAGGGATTTCGGACCCGATTACATCTTTATTGCACAGGTTCTGCACGACATGGGAATCTATGCAAATGTTGAGGTTCATCCCACCCGGACAGTACACAGATATGAAAATCTGGATGAAGCAGTCGCCTGGTGGGAAGAAAGGGGTGATATCAGCCCTGAAGAAAAACCAATCCTGAGAGAATTTTTATCTGAAAAATTAAACTGCACTGTTGATGGACACCCGGTCATGCAACGAAACGGATGGCGTGCCAGAATATGGTGGGAGAAGGAGAATCGTGCCGAATGAGTTCACCTTACGAACCTGTCTCTGAAGCAGCAAAGAATCACCGGCAGAAACGAAATCAAAAACTCATTGAAGTTAAAAAAGAGTACCGAAGATTATTAGGGAGAAAAATTGCTTTTCTCACTGGAATAGTTCTCCTCATCATTTTTGCTGTTGCCTATATTATTACTCTGGGTCCACTTGGGATTACTATTCCCCAGGTCTATGAAACACTTCTTGCACGGTATTTACCCGGATTTTTCAACATGGACACAGTATTTGAGCAGGTTGTCTGGAATATCCGGTTTCCACGAATCATAGGTGGCATTTTTGCAGGATTCGGATTTGGCATCTGTGGCTGTGTTATGCAAGCGGTTCTGAAAAATCCTCTTGCAAGTCCATTTACCCTTGGAATTTCTTCTGGAGCACATTTTGGTGTTGCCATTGCAGCAGTATTTGGGGTGGCAATTATTGGTGGAGAATATCTCCTGATTGCAAACGCTTTTTTATTTGCCATGCTTTGTTCTCTTTTTATTGTATCTCTGGCAGCATTAAAGGGGGCAACTTCAGAAACCCTTATTCTCGCAGGAATTGCGGTGAATTACCTATTTTCATCACTTTCTCAGCTTATGGCTTACTTTGCCAATGATGAACAACTCCGGCTTATGTCACTCTGGGGGATGGGAGATCTTTCTGCCTTTTCCTGGAGTAAATTTGGCCTGTTTGTTGCGATATTTGTCATATGTACTCCCATCCTTCTATCAAAGGCCAGGGATTTGAACCTGATGACAATCGGAGATGACTCAGCGCTCAGTCTTGGCGTGAATGCCAACCGTGTGAGAATGGTTACCATGATGATTTCATCTGTTCTCGTTGCTACAATCGTCTGTTTTACTGGGACCATCGGATTTATCGGTCTAGTTGCTCCTCACATGGCCAGGATGCTTATCGGGACGGATCATCGTATTTTGATTCCAGCTTCTGGTATATTGGGTGCCTGTCTTCTTATCTGTGCAGACGCTGTCGCAATGAATATCATCGGACCTACTATCATTCCAACAGGAATAATGACTGCTCTACTTGGCGTACCGTTCTTCCTGTACCTGGTATTAAAAGGAAAAAGAAAGGAGTTCTGGTAATGAACATTAAACTCTCGGTTCAAAACCTGGAATTTGCCTATCAGTCTACACCGGTTTTTTCCGGGATGTGCATGGAAATTCCAAAGGGAAACCTGGTCTCAATTCTGGGACCGAATGGATCAGGAAAATCTACATTTATCAAGTGTGTAGACCGTATCTTAAACCCGAAAAAAGGGGATATTACTGTTGATGGTATAACAGTTTCATCATTTAACCGGAGGGATCTTGCAAAAAAGATATCATATGTCCCGCAAAGTTCGGTTCGGATCTTTCCACATTCAGTTTTTGATATGATCCTCATGGGTCGAAGACCTCACCTTGGTTGGGCAAGTTCTGGTGAAGATGAAGAACGAGTCTGGGATGTTATTTCCCTGCTGGGCCTTGAAGATATTGCACTTCATTCTTTTAACGAATTGTCCGGTGGACAACAACAAAAAGTCCTCATTGCCCGGGCCCTTGTGCAGGAGACGGACCTGATGCTCCTTGATGAACCAACATCCAATCTTGACATCTGGCATCAACTGGATGTTATGAGAATTGTTTCAGATCTTGTAGCGGAACAAGAAATCACAACGCTCATGGCAGTTCACGATCTCAATATGGCTTCACGGTTTTCCGACCTGATAATTCTTATGAAAAAGGGAAGTATTCATGCAGCAGGAAAACCTTGTGATGTTCTCACTTCTGAGAACATTGCTGAAGTGTACGGGGTAAAAGCTGATGTCCATTGTCATGATGGGGTGCCAGTGATAATACCGTATCAACAAATTCAGGGGAATGGGACGAGAAACACTCCTATTTTTTGTCATGCTACCTGATTCAGAGAAATTCTTTTATTTATATTGATTCGTGTATCAACCGGCCTAATGAAAAGAGATATTCAATCAAAAAAAAAGGATATCTTGCCTTCAGGATAAACGTACGCTTTTTTATCCCACTTTTGGCACTTTTTTTCTCGTAACGGTCATCATCCCAAAGTAGATTGTAATCACTAGTGCAAGGAGAAGACCGGATAAAAAACCCATGCCATACCCGGATGCAGTAATTATCACTCCGGTCACAAATGGACCGGATGAATGCCCGATATCCATTATTGAAGACAATGCACCCATAGAGGCACCCATTTCTTCTTTCCGAGCAATATCGGCGATATATTTTGTCGTTGCAACAGTTGAAAGTGACATTCCGAGTCCGGATGCAAGAGTGAGGATGAAGAGAAGGATAATTGTCGAACAGAATGGTATGAGAAAAACTGATACACCCAAAAGCATGAGACCTGCCATTATCTGGTACCGGGGATCTTTTTTATCTGCCATTTTTCCGAAAAACGGTTTTGTAAGAGCAATCGAGAGAACTTGCACGGCGAAGAAGATCCCAATGAGATATGCCTCAAATCCCTGACTGACTAAGTAAACCGGAAAAAACGTCTCGAATGCTCCGAAAACAAAATACGTTCCCATGTCAACATAGGCTGTTGCCCGGAGCCGGGAGTCGGCCCAGAATATCTGAAGACTTTTCACAAACACGCCAAAGGTCAGTGCAACATCAATCCCTTTCTTATCTCCGGGAATTCTGAATATGAGCAGACAGACAATAAGTCCGGCGATGAATGCTGCCAGATACACACTCTGGTACCTGAAAATACCTGGTGTTATTGCAAAAAATGAGATGAGCAGGCCACCGACCAGAGGAGCTAAGGTCCGGCCATAGAGTGTAGCAGATGAATACTGACCGATTCGTTCACCTTTCGTGACAGAAAACCGTTCGGCTATGATTGCAGATATCACCGGCCCGAGAATCGCAGTAGCCATCCCATGAAAGAACCGGACCGGGATGAGCATGAGAGGATCTGCTATGAAAAGATACAAAAGTGGAGCAGTCAGGAATACACCTCCGGCGAAAAGGAGCATACGTCTCCTCCCCAGACGATCTGAAATGACACCTACCGGGAAACTGAGCAAAATTCCGGCAAGGGGTGATATTGCAGAGATCAGTCCGATAAGAGCGTCATTTGCTCCAAGAGAAGATGCATACAGAGGAAGAACAGGGTTTTTAGATATAGTAGTGGAGAATATTGCGAGAAATCCAATTACTGAAAGCTGGATGATGTATGCCCTATCGGTAAGACTCATAGTATACTATGTAATAAATATTCATATAAACTATCACCGAAAATAAGTTTCTTTATCTTGGTATCAAAAATTATTCTGGCATCGGATAAGACTTCTTTTGAGAGCTGAGATTATGCATAGCAGAAGTAGCACAGTACAGAATACCCGAATGCACGTTAGTTTGTTCAACATAATATGCACATAAATTATGATAAAATTAAATTATTTTATGTTTTTAGCTGGATGATTCATCATAGATTCTATATCTTACCCATAGTCACTCTTGAATCCTAGAAAAATAAGGCAATATCATAAAATCAATAAAAAAATCTTTTGGTTACATCTTTAAAAATTTTATTTTTAAAAATATCTTACCTGACTATAATCTTAATTCAATATTATTAATAAAATTTCAAAAAATTTACATTTTAATAAATAATACATTTTTTAAATAAATAACACCCATAATGAAATATGCTACCGATAATTGAGATCTCAAACCTTACGATCTCATTTCACGGTGATGAATACTGTCTTACTGCAATAGAAGACCTCACCCTGTCAATTTTCAAGGGTGAAACACTCGCCATAATCGGAGAGAGTGGAAGTGGGAAGTCCGTACTCGGACAGGCAATACTGTCAATCCTTCCAGAATCTGCAGAGATTCAGGGTATAATTAATTACAGTGAAAAAAATCTCCTCATGGCAAGCGATTCTGAACTTGAATCAATTCGGGGCGGACTCATCGGCTGGGTTCCACAAAATCCGAAGATGGGGTTTAATCCATCCATGAAAATGTGGAAACAAATTGCAGAGTCCATGATAATCCACACTGATAGTAGCTGGTCTGAAGCAAAAAGGCAGGCTATTTCCTTACTTGAACGATTCAAAGTTCTTCCTGCAGATCAATGGGCAGATGCATACCCGGTTTCATATAGTGGCGGTATGCTCCAGAGAGCCATGGTAGCAATGGGAACCAGTGTTAATCCGGATGTTATCATCGCTGATGAACCCACGAAAGGAGTCGATCTCCTGAATAAATCTGGAATAACTGATTTGTTTCTGGAAATGAAAAACCGGGGGATAACCCAGATTTTAATCACCCATGACCTTGATTTTGCACGAGAACTAGCTGACCGGGTAGCAGTATTATATTGTGGACAAATTGTAGAGATTACAAGCAAAGAAATATTCTTCACCCATCCACGGCATCCCTACTCCCACGGTCTGTTACAATCTCTCCCTCAAAATGGTCTTTGTCCGATTCCTGGAAATGCACCGCCCATGCATATCGTTCATACCGGATGCAGATTCAAAGACCGCTGTTCTGATTCAAAAAAAGAATGTAAAAATCCTGTCCCCTTCTTCTCAATGAATAAAGATTATGTCAGATGCTTCAACTATCATAACCGGGACCAGCCTTTGTAAAACATATGAATCAGGCATATTCACCCGCCAAAGTACATATGCTGTTCGGGATGTGGATTTTTCCATCCAAAAAGGGGAAACCTATGTACTTGTAGGTGAAAGTGGAAGCGGTAAAACAACGCTGGGAAAACTTCTCATTATGCTCATTCATCTCACCAGCGGGCATCTTTATTATAAAGGGACACAGGTGGACCCAAAACAAAAACAGGAATTGGGTTTATTTCGAAAGAAGATGCAGATTATCCCTCAGCACCCTGAAGATGCTCTTAATCCCCGGTGGAAAGTGAGTTATTCTGTTCTTGAACCATTCAGAATTCATGATGATCTTGAGTTACATGGAACAAAAAAAGAACGATTAACAGAACTTCTGGATATGACCGGACTCAATCATGAGTATGCAAACAGGTATCCTCATCAATTATCCGGAGGGGAACTTCAGCGGGCAGTTATAGCAAGAACACTTGCTTTAAAACCTGAATTCATCGTCTGTGATGAGCCTACATCCATGCTTGATGTATCAGTGCAGGCATCCATTATCCATCTTCTTCAAAGCATTCAGAAAAGAACACATGTTGCATTACTTTTTATAACTCATGACATCCGGATAGCATCTCTTATTGGTGACCGGATTGGGGTGATGTATCAGGGGCAGATCGTTGAAGAAGGAGAACATATCATGACCAAACCC comes from Methanospirillum hungatei and encodes:
- a CDS encoding MFS transporter yields the protein MSLTDRAYIIQLSVIGFLAIFSTTISKNPVLPLYASSLGANDALIGLISAISPLAGILLSFPVGVISDRLGRRRMLLFAGGVFLTAPLLYLFIADPLMLIPVRFFHGMATAILGPVISAIIAERFSVTKGERIGQYSSATLYGRTLAPLVGGLLISFFAITPGIFRYQSVYLAAFIAGLIVCLLIFRIPGDKKGIDVALTFGVFVKSLQIFWADSRLRATAYVDMGTYFVFGAFETFFPVYLVSQGFEAYLIGIFFAVQVLSIALTKPFFGKMADKKDPRYQIMAGLMLLGVSVFLIPFCSTIILLFILTLASGLGMSLSTVATTKYIADIARKEEMGASMGALSSIMDIGHSSGPFVTGVIITASGYGMGFLSGLLLALVITIYFGMMTVTRKKVPKVG
- a CDS encoding ABC transporter ATP-binding protein codes for the protein MLPIIEISNLTISFHGDEYCLTAIEDLTLSIFKGETLAIIGESGSGKSVLGQAILSILPESAEIQGIINYSEKNLLMASDSELESIRGGLIGWVPQNPKMGFNPSMKMWKQIAESMIIHTDSSWSEAKRQAISLLERFKVLPADQWADAYPVSYSGGMLQRAMVAMGTSVNPDVIIADEPTKGVDLLNKSGITDLFLEMKNRGITQILITHDLDFARELADRVAVLYCGQIVEITSKEIFFTHPRHPYSHGLLQSLPQNGLCPIPGNAPPMHIVHTGCRFKDRCSDSKKECKNPVPFFSMNKDYVRCFNYHNRDQPL
- a CDS encoding ATP-binding cassette domain-containing protein translates to MSDASTIITGTSLCKTYESGIFTRQSTYAVRDVDFSIQKGETYVLVGESGSGKTTLGKLLIMLIHLTSGHLYYKGTQVDPKQKQELGLFRKKMQIIPQHPEDALNPRWKVSYSVLEPFRIHDDLELHGTKKERLTELLDMTGLNHEYANRYPHQLSGGELQRAVIARTLALKPEFIVCDEPTSMLDVSVQASIIHLLQSIQKRTHVALLFITHDIRIASLIGDRIGVMYQGQIVEEGEHIMTKPLHPYTRSLCGCASPRHQTNPKAATGCPFYADCPVSEERCRTQPPLVSWENRKIRCHFPEKLT